The genome window TATCTAGTTCTAGAACAGATCCAGAGTGAGGCATTTGGAAAATTGGATCCTGCAATTGTACGTGTATTTGTTCAACGATCAACCCAGATCCATAATGGCATCCGAGTAAAACTCAGCAATAACCAGATTGGAGAGATCGTATTCTCTGATCGAGATCATCCTACACGGCCTATGGTGTCAGTAGAAGGAACGATCATTAACCTAATGCAGCAAAGGCAGCTTCACATCCAAGAGGTTATCGGTTAACTATAGATATTAGGGCATTTTGAGGAGAGGGTCTTTCTTTTATAGAGAGGCCTTTTCGTTCTGAGATATATATGAATTGTAGATATACAAGAAAAGATTATTAAGAGAATGTATAATTCGATCAAAAAAAGACTTGCAATCAAAATCTGTACATGGTATATTCTAATTCCGGCCAAGAAAACACGGCTTACACAGTGCGGCAAGCAAATCAAATAAGCTTCGAAAGAAACTTAAAAAAAGAGCTTGCAAAGTTGGTTCGGATGTGATAAGATATAAAAGTTGCTGAAGAGAACAACGTTCGGTCACGAAACAAGTTTGATCTTTGAAAACTGAACAACGAGTGAGTAAACATTCTGCTTGCAGAATGAACGCGAAAGTTTGAAACAAGCCTTGGCTTGAATCGACTGGAGCACAATTGAGATTTTTAATCTCGTCAGATTCAAAATGAGCTTATCGCTCTTTTCAATACTTTATTGGAGAGTTTGATCCTGGCTCAGGACGAACGCTGGCGGCATGCCTAATACATGCAAGTCGAGCGGAGTTGATAAGAAGCTTGCTTCTTTGAGACTTAGCGGCGGACGGGTGAGTAACACGTAGGCAACCTGCCCTCAAGTTTGGGACAACTACCGGAAACGGTAGCTAATACCGAATAATTGTTTTCTTCGCCTGAAGGAAACTGGAAAGACGGAGCAATCTGTCACTTGGGGATGGGCCTGCGGCGCATTAGCTAGTTGGTGGGGTAACGGCTCACCAAGGCGACGATGCGTAGCCGACCTGAGAGGGTGATCGGCCACACTGGGACTGAGACACGGCCCAGACTCCTACGGGAGGCAGCAGTAGGGAATCTTCCGCAATGGGCGAAAGCCTGACGGAGCAATGCCGCGTGAGTGATGAAGGTTTTCGGATCGTAAAGCTCTGTTGCCAGGGAAGAACGCTTGGGAGAGTAACTGCTCTCAAGGTGACGGTACCTGAGAAGAAAGCCCCGGCTAACTACGTGCCAGCAGCCGCGGTAATACGTAGGGGGCAAGCGTTGTCCGGAATTATTGGGCGTAAAGCGCGCGCAGGCGGTCATTTAAGTCTGGTGTTTAATCCCGGGGCTCAACCCCGGATCGCACTGGAAACTGGGTGACTTGAGTGCAGAAGAGGAGAGTGGAATTCCACGTGTAGCGGTGAAATGCGTAGATATGTGGAGGAACACCAGTGGCGAAGGCGACTCTCTGGGCTGTAACTGACGCTGAGGCGCGAAAGCGTGGGGAGCAAACAGGATTAGATACCCTGGTAGTCCACGCCGTAAACGATGAGTGCTAGGTGTTAGGGGTTTCGATACCCTTGGTGCCGAAGTTAACACATTAAGCACTCCGCCTGGGGAGTACGGTCGCAAGACTGAAACTCAAAGGAATTGACGGGGACCCGCACAAGCAGTGGAGTATGTGGTTTAATTCGAAGCAACGCGAAGAACCTTACCAGGTCTTGACATCCCTCTGATCGATGCAGAGATGTATCTTTCCTTCGGGACAGAGGAGACAGGTGGTGCATGGTTGTCGTCAGCTCGTGTCGTGAGATGTTGGGTTAAGTCCCGCAACGAGCGCAACCCTTGATCTTAGTTGCCAGCATTTCGGATGGGCACTCTAAGGTGACTGCCGGTGACAAACCGGAGGAAGGTGGGGATGACGTCAAATCATCATGCCCCTTATGACCTGGGCTACACACGTACTACAATGGCCGGTACAACGGGCTGTGAAGCCGCGAGGTGGAACGAATCCTAAAAAGCCGGTCTCAGTTCGGATTGCAGGCTGCAACTCGCCTGCATGAAGTCGGAATTGCTAGTAATCGCGGATCAGCATGCCGCGGTGAATACGTTCCCGGGTCTTGTACACACCGCCCGTCACACCACGAGAGTTTATAACACCCGAAGTCGGTGGGGTAACCGCAAGGAGCCAGCCGCCGAAGGTGGGATAGATGATTGGGGTGAAGTCGTAACAAGGTAGCCGTATCGGAAGGTGCGGCTGGATCACCTCCTTTCTATGGAGAATCGTTTCCCGCGTGGAAACATTCAAATATGCAGCTCAGCTGCAAACTACTCACTCGTTGCTCAGTTTTGAGAGCTCAAACTCTCAAACAGCTTGCTTTTGCATGGAGCTTGTTCTTTGAAAACTAGATATCGAAACGAAACAAACGCGAATTAGAACATTCCTTTTTAGCTGAACTTGTGTATAACAAGTTTCAATAAAAACGGTAGTTAATTGCTGTTGCGATGGTATCGAGTGGGAGCGACTTTTGGTTTTGGACGCAGTCCAAAACAAGGGAAGCGAGCGATCGAAACCGGAGCAATTTGGTTAAGCTACTAAGAGCACACGGAGGATGCCTAGGCGCTAGGAGCCGATGAAGGACGTGGCGAACAACGAAACTGCCTCGGGGAGCTGTAAGCAAGCTTTGATCCGGGGGTGTCCGAATGGGGAAACCCAGCTGGGGTAATTTCCAGTTACTCATAACTGAATACATAGGTTATGTAGAGGCATACCAGGGGAACTGAAACATCTAAGTACCCTGAGGAAGAGAAAACAATAGTGATTCCGTCAGTAGCGGCGAGCGAACGCGGAGAAGCCCAAACCAGAGAGCTTGCTCTTTGGGGTTGTGGGACGTCTCACATGGAGTTACAAAGGAGTCAGTTAAACGAAGAGGTCTGGAAAGGCCCGCCAAAGAAGGTAAAAGCCCTGTAATTGAAAGTTGATTCTCTCCGAGACGGATCCCGAGTAGTGCGGGGCACGTGAAACCCCGTATGAATCCGGCAGGACCATCTGCCAAGGCTAAATACTTCCTAGCGACCGATAGTGAAGCAGTACCGTGAGGGAAAGGTGAAAAGCACCCCGGAAGGGGAGTGAAATAGAACCTGAAACCGTGTGCTTACAAAAAGTCAGAGCCCGTTTTAGGGGTGATGGCGTGCCTTTTGTAGAATGAACCGGCGAGTTACGTTCCCGTGCAAGGTTAAGGTGAAGAGCCGGAGCCGCAGCGAAAGCGAGTCTGAATAGGGCGATGTAGTACGTGGACGTAGACCCGAAACCGGGTGATCTACCCCTGTCCAGGGTGAAGGTGCGGTAACACGCACTGGAGGCCCGAACCCACGCACGTTGAAAAGTGCGGGGATGAGGTGGGGGTAGCGGAGAAATTCCAATCGAACTCGGAGATAGCTGGTTCTCCCCGAAATAGCTTTAGGGCTAGCCTCGGAAAACAGAGTCGTGGAGGTAGAGCACTGATTGGGTGCGGGGCCCGCAAGGGTTACCAAGCTCAGTCAAACTCCGAATGCCATAGACTTACTTCCGGGAGTCAGACAGTGAGTGCTAAGATCCATTGTCAAAAGGGAAACAGCCCAGACCATCAGCTAAGGTCCCCAAGTGTGTGTTAAGTGGGAAAGGATGTGGAGTTGCACAGACAACCAGGATGTTGGCTTAGAAGCAGCCACCATTGAAAGAGTGCGTAATAGCTCACTGGTCGAGTGACTCTGCGCCGAAAATGTAACGGGGCTAAACACACCACCGAAGCTATGGCTTGATGCTTTGCATCAGGGGTAGGGGAGCGTTGTATAAGGGTTGAAGGTGTACCGTAAGGAGCGCTGGACATTATACAAGTGAGAATGCCGGTATGAGTAACGAAAAGATCAGTGAGAATCTGATCCGCCGAAAGCCTAAGGGTTCCTGAGGAAGGCTCGTCCGCTCAGGGTAAGTCGGGACCTAAGGCGAGGCCGAAAGGCGTAGTCGAAGGACAACAGGTCGAAATTCCTGTACCACCGTAAGCCGTTATGAGCAATGGGGGGACGCAGTAGGGTAGTGACGCGGACTGATGGATGTCCGTCTAAGCAGTGAGGCTGATGTGTAGGCAAATCCGCACATCGTAAGGCTGAGCTGTGATGGGGAGCGAAAATTGTAGTAGCGAAGGTCATGATCTCACACTGCCAAGAAAAGCCTCTAGCCAGGTGAAGGTGCCCGTACCGCAAACCGACACAGGTAGGCGAGAAGAGTATTCTAAGGCGCGCGGAAGAACTCTCGTTAAGGAACTCGGCAAAATGACCCCGTAACTTCGGGAGAAGGGGTGCCCCGGTAGTGTGAATAGCACGAGGGGGCCGCAGTGAAAAGGCCCAAGCGACTGTTTAGCAAAAACACAGGTCTGTGCGAAGCCGTAAGGCGAAGTATACGGGCTGACGCCTGCCCGGTGCTGGAAGGTTAAGGGGAGTGGTTAGGAGCAATCCGAAGCTGTGAACCGAAGCCCCAGTAAACGGCGGCCGTAACTATAACGGTCCTAAGGTAGCGAAATTCCTTGTCAGGTAAATTCTGACCCGCACGAATGGCGTAACGACTTGGGCGCTGTCTCAACGAGAGATCCGGTGAAATTTTAATACCTGTGAAGATGCAGGTTACCCGCGACAAGACGGAAAGACCCCATGGAGCTTTACTGCAGCTTGATATTGAATTTGGGTACGATCTGTACAGGATAGGTGGGAGCCTTTGAAGCGTGAGCGCCAGCTTGCGTGGAGGCAACGTTGGGATACCACCCTGATCGTATCTAGGTTCTAACCTGGTACCGTAATCCGGTGCGGGGACAGTGTCAGGTGGGCAGTTTGACTGGGGCGGTCGCCTCCTAAAGAGTAACGGAGGCGCCCAAAGGTTCCCTCAGAATGGTTGGAAATCATTCGAAGAGTGCAAAGGCATAAGGGAGCTTGACTGCGAGACCTACAAGTCGAGCAGGGACGAAAGTCGGGCTTAGTGATCCGGTGGTACCGCATGGAAGGGCCATCGCTCAACGGATAAAAGCTACCCTGGGGATAACAGGCTTATCTCCCCCAAGAGTCCACATCGACGGGGAGGTTTGGCACCTCGATGTCGGCTCATCGCATCCTGGGGCTGAAGTAGGTCCCAAGGGTTGGGCTGTTCGCCCATTAAAGCGGTACGCGAGCTGGGTTCAGAACGTCGTGAGACAGTTCGGTCCCTATCTGTCGTGGGCGTAGGAAATTTGAGAGGAGCTGTCCTTAGTACGAGAGGACCGGGATGGACGTACCGCTGGTGTACCAGTTGTTCCGCCAGGAGCACCGCTGGGTAGCTATGTACGGACGGGATAAACGCTGAAAGCATCTAAGCGTGAAGCCCCCCTCAAGATGAGATTTCCCAGTATGTAAGACCCCTTGAAGACGACGAGGTAGATAGGCTGGGGGTGGAAGTGCAGCAATGCATGGAGCTGACCAGTACTAATCGGTCGAGGGCTTATCCAATAGCAAGTGATAGTTCGCATGTTTCGTTTCGAATCTAGTTTTCAGAGAACAACCACTCTGAAATGTAAGCTACGCGTTTGGTGGCGATGGCGGAGGGGTTCCACACGTACCCATCCCGAACACGACCGTTAAGCCCTCTAGCGCCGATGGTACTTGGACCGCAGGGTCCTGGGAGAGTAGGACGCCGCCAAGCGAAGAACCACTGCCGATGTTATTCGGTGGTGGTTTTTATTTGTTTATAAGGATTAGAGATGATGAGCGGAAGCTCTAACATGATCGTCAAATGAAGGTAACATTTTTGTTACGGATAACAGCGGCAAAACCAGTATAATAGGACTATGTTAAATATGCTAAAAGTACCTGACCACAGAGCTGGAATGTGCAGCTGTGAAAAGGAGGGTGTGTGTGTTAAGTTGGCGGAGACTTGGACTACAATCAATTCTGTTGCTTTGTTTGACCGTTGTTCTGGCAGGATGCGGTGAAGCTTCAGGATCTGTATGGACTTCATATGAAGGTGCGGTGAACGAGAAGAGTTTCCCGGTGCCTAAAGTAGCGAATAAATCTGACCAGTCCGAGAACAATTCGGATATGGACTATGTTCGATATACGCTGTCTGGTATTAGTGAGAGCACTAGCTTGCCTGAGGTATATCTAGACGAGATTAAAAGCTGGGGTTGGACAGAGAGGCAAGCCAAGGGTACATCCAATGAATCCAGTACCTTGCGAGTATTTGCAAAGGAAGGACATACTGTGCATTTAGCAGTACATGATGGATCCTTTACACTAATGGTTCCTAGAAATGATGCTACTCAAACGACAGTTAAATCATTGGCTGAAGACGATTGAGCTGCTACGTGTAAGATTGGATATGAAAATTAACGCTGTGATGTTCCTTATATAGTAAAGCTCCCGTGTACATGATAGGGGGCTTTTTGTTATTTTACGAAGTAGGCTGCAATCGTGATCGGAGTACCTAGTGTGTAATGCAAGAGAAGCCATAAAGGTAAAGAGGATTAGGAGTAGATATTGTGGTACAGAAAGGCGAGTATATGCGCTTGAACTATTATAGGGGTGTGCTGAGCTTTTAAAGGTAGAGGACGAGAGATGTAGTTATATAAAGGTATGGGGTAGATTGAATGGTTAATGGAAGGCTAGGCTAGAAGGGAGATAGAGGATCGCTCATAGGAGTAAAGTATACGAGATATTTGGAGTTAAAGGATATGGAACAGCAGATGAAAAAGTGGAGAAGAATGGAGTCTGTCATGGGGATAACTAATTTAGCCATACCCAGACTGTGGATAAGGGACAGGAAGGGAACAAAACATAAAGGTTATCCACTGTGGATAACCTTTGTTTGATCATGTGAGGCTGAGCCAGCTGGACGATACGAGCTCTTTTTTAACAAATATCCGAGGGGCTCAGGCCATTATGTATTACAGGTGAATGAGATACTGCACTATTGGATGAACGAAGGGTATTATTGCAGATAATATGAGACATCTTGTTCATTTAATTTGATGAGTCCATCTTTGCGCTCGCGGGAGAGTACCATGACAACATATAAGCGAGGACCCAGCAACCACAAATGCCAGAAGATCAGCGAGAGGGTGAAGGACAATGGGGACCATATCAAACATACTGTAATGATACATAGTCCAATCCAGCTCATGTTAAGGTGTACCCGGACAAACATACGGAAGCTGAAATGCTGATCAGGGATATAACCTAACCAAGGCATACGCAGATTCCAGCGCCACCGTTTAGCGTAAGAGGTACGTACCAAAAGTAATATTGTTCTGGCAATGACATAATGAATCCAAATGGTGATTGGGCCTGCCAGTACAAAAAAGAAGAGGCCAGTCCAAGAGAATGCAAGTAGATTGAATAAAAGCATGATGACCGGCAAACAAAGATAACTATAGATGACACTGCGGGCGATAGCCTTTTTTTTCAGAAGCCGGTATTGATAAAATGTTGCTTTATTCTCCGGTTCGGCGATCATACGTTTATATATCCTCCTTCAAATTCACGTTTGTGTGGGATAGGTATTTGTTTTCTTATACGTGTAAAAGGGAATGCATTATGTATGTATATATGAACCTTGTCTATCACGCCATGACGATTGTACAAGATATTGAGATTCGACTGAGCTTATCTCAGTATACTCTCGAATGCATGGACTGTCAGGCTTTGATATCGTTATCATGTATTATATATCGGCTGAGATTCCAAGTTTTTTTAAGAAATTTGAATATAAGTTTTGAGCCATACTAAGGGATACGTGATTTTGAGGGAAATGCGATGGATGCAGGATAACAGTGTAGACATAAGTAGATGAATGCTCCTGATCAGAAGATGAATGTATTTTTCGGTACAGACACCCCGGAGGGGGTGGGCGAATATATATATTTTATAGAAAGAAAGCACTATGAAAATGTATAAAATAATAGAAACTGTGCAATACTGATAGTAAACGTAAAACAAGGTGGGATGGTTCATGGAAGAACATGCCGAACACACATGTATTATCTGCGAGCAAAGAAAAAGAGAAGGCATTTTTATTGTATCTGAATTCATATGTGACACTTGTGAAGCAGAAATGGTTCATACCGATGCGCAGGATGCCAAGTACAATTATTTTATTCATCAAATGAAGCAAATTTGGGTACAAAAAAACGCATAATGCATATTGCTAATAGAAGTAGAAGCGAAACATCACGCTGTAAAGATGCTGATGTGTATAGAGGCCCATTGGGCCTTTTTCTGTTTTTAGGAGAGAGAGTCTTGTCTGCCATTTAAGGAAGGCGTATGCTGATATAATGATATCGAAAATTTGCAGCAGCGCGTGTGGAGATGGGGAAGAATGGCGTTCCTTGGATTAAGAAGCATGTGGGAGCGCACCGGGCGCACATTATATATGTACAGGATGGTTATTTCATGGAACATAAAAATAAATCAAGTAGAGCCCCTTTATATGAAGCGTTGCTTGCGTATCGTGATTCGAAGCAGCGTTCTTTTCATGTGCCTGGGCATAAGAATGGACAAGCTTACCGACATTTGCTGAAACCAGCAGAAGAAGGACAATCCCCCGTTAAGGATATTGTTAATGAGGAACACCAGCACAACGGAGATATTCAGAGCGAAGCGGGAAGAAATGTAAATAGAAGGATAGAGCAACTTAGTTTAGTGGAGAACGATGGGGATACCATAGGGAATGGGGAACGACTCAGCGATGAAGCGACTCATTCGGAGACAGGATTAGGACCGGATCGTTCATTCCTGGAGATGATGGAGATGGATGTTACAGAGATTACGGGCACCGACGATTTGCATCATGCGGAAGGTGTGATCCAGGAAGCACAGGAGCTTGCGGCAGATTGTTTTGGTGCAGAGGAGAGTTTCTTCCTTGTGGGGGGAAGTACGGCTGGTAATCTGTCCTTACTTCTTACTGTGTGTGATGAGCCGAACAGTATTGTGCTGGTGCAGCGGAATGTACATAAATCCGTTATTCACGGGTTAATGCTAGCCGGCGCAAGAGCTGTATTTCTGGAGCCGTGGGTCGATCCAGCGTCTGGACTTGCGGTCATGCCGTCGGTTGAGACGGTTCAGGCTGCTGTCCAGTCCTATCCTGAGGCAAAGGGCGTACTTGTCACTTTGCCCAATTACTACGGCATGGGCGCTGATCTGACGCCCATTGCCGAGGTATGCCACGTTGCTGGCATGCCATTGCTCGTAGATGAAGCGCATGGCGCGCATTATGGGCAGCATCCGGAGCTGCCTGTTTCTGCACTGTCATGCGGAGCAGACGGTGTCGTGCAGTCGACGCATAAGATGCTGTCGGCCTTCACCATGGGTGCGATGCTGCACATCCAGGGACCACGATTAAACCGGTCCCTGTTAAGGCAGCGCCTGTCCATGGTGCAAAGCTCAAGCCCATCATACCCGGTGATGGCTTCGCTTGATCTGGCGCGCCGGCTCCTGCATGTGCAGGGCGTGGACACGTTCACGGCGGGGCTCGCCGCTGTGAACGCCTTTAAGCGCGGCCTCGCAGAGCTGCCGCGCTTTCAGTTGCTGCAGCCTGCACAGCCGCTGCAGCCAGAACCGCCAGCCGGAACAGCGAAGCCGGCTGGTATGTCCGTGTCCGCTGCGCAGCAGACACGGGAGGGCCTGCCCGCGGCGGCGATGCCATCTGCCGCGGGGTATACCGCTCAGGACCCATTCAAGGCCGTCATCTATGACGGCGCAGGGGTGCTGAGCGGTTATGGGCTACAGCAGCAGCTGGAAGCATGCGGCTGTGTGCCCGAGATGAGCGACGAACGGTACGTCGTCTTGCTCTTCAGCCTGGGCTCAACGGTGCAAGACGCTCAGCACCTGTTGAAGGCTTTACACCATATCAGCTCTGCCAATGGGCATGAGCAGGTCCAATCTAATGCAGAGACATCACATCAACTCGCTAAAGATTCTGCGCATTATATTTCCACGTGGAACAATTTACAAGAAAACACTTGCTACTCGGAACCGATCTCCTTCACACTGCAACCAATTGTGGAGACGGATACGATCAATGTTCCGATAGAAGAAAGTGCAGGCTGTCGATCAGCCGAGATGGTTACTCCATACCCTCCAGGGATTCCGCTTGTCTATCCGGGTGAACGCCTAAGTCCAACGATAGTGGAGCGTATACAACTCCTGCGTGATGAAGGAGCGAAGTTTCACGGGGTATCAGATGCATCACTACAGGTATTAAAGGTCATGAAGGATTGATAAATACACATATGAAGTCTGAATTACATTTACCAACGGTAGTCTGTATGACCAATACGGTTAGTGATACCGGACCCTACACATGTGAGGGTCTCTTGGTCATTAATCTAGTTGCTATCTTCCAACTCAGGCATGCAATACGTTGAAGGATGTCAGGGTCCAACATTTTGAAGTCAAGGATTGCTGATCCTGACGAATTGTCCAGACGATAATCTAAGGAACCGAGTACATCTTATTTAGCCTTCGAGTTCTCCTTTTATTTTGTAAGGAACCTGAGACTTGTTATTAACCCAAATCACCTAACAAACACGCTGTAAACGGCTGATTATTCCAATATAGCGTGTTTCAGAATCCTTAGATTGCTGCGGACGCTTCAAATTGCTGAATAAGATGTCACAGGGTCGTTAGCGCTTCCGCTCCGTGTTCTGCTCCAGACACGTTCAGTTACGTTCCAGCTTTCGACAGGTACGAAGACACGCTCTAGTTCAGCTTATACAGATAGACATAAGAAAGAAGGGAACACTTTGGGTATTCCGCTAAAAAAATATACAGGAATAGTCCTGCAAGTTTTGTTAATGTACGGTTTTTATTGGATTGGCAACCTCATTCAAACTCTATTACATCTGCCGTTAACAGGAAGTATTGTGGGTATGCTGGTTTTGTTCATTGCCATTCAACTGGGATGGGTCAAAATGAGCTGGGGAGAAGAAGGGTCAACGTGGCTTCAATCCCATTTGCAATTATTGTTCATTCCACCTACTGTTGGCATCATTAATCATTTTGATTTTTTTAGAGCTAACACATTATTTTTAGTCCTTGGTTTGATCGTCAGCACATTAATCACATGTCTGATATCTGCCAAATTAAGTGAGTGGCTCATGACATGGAGATCGTCTCATTCAGGTAAAAAGGAGGCGATCACTTGTCAGCATTCATCCTCGGAATTGGAATGATCGCGCTAACTATCGCTGTATATATTCCAGCCACTCGTCTATATAAAAGGCTGAAATGGCCGATACTTATGCCTGTACTCACAACGACTGCCATCCTGATCCTGATCTTGGTGATTTCCGGTATAAAGCTGGAAACGTATATGCTAGGTGGCAAATGGATACAGGAACTCTTGGGCCCAGCAGTTGTATCTCTCGCATTTCCCTTGTCCAGACATCTGCATGTGCTGAAGCAAAATATCATTCCAATTGTGGGCGGAACGATCGGAGGCAGTATTACAGGGGTGTCCACAGGTGCTTTAATCGCCATTCTTCTGGGGTATCCTCAAGAGATGGTTATCGCTTTATTGCCAAAATCCGTGACCACTCCTGTTGCTATTCAACTTGCTAATCAGGTTGGAGGGAATGCCTCATTCACATCGCTGTTTGTCATGATTGCAGGATTCTCAGGGATATTACTGGGGCCGATGCTCTTGAAATGGGCCAAAGTCCGCAGTAAACATGCCTACGGAATTGGATTGGGTTCAGCATCTCATGCCCTCGGCATGGCAAGGTCATTTGAATATGGAGAGAATGCCGTAGCCCTCAGTTCAGTATCCATGATTGTAAGTGCCATTGCCGGATCAATGATGCTTCCATTATGGGTATGGATCATCTACGGTTGAACGCTTTACTTTGTTGTTCATGTTGGAGTAACTGCTGACCTATAGTATTATAGTAAGAAACAAGCTTGTATGATCTTGGTGTTATTATTACGTACCGATATAGCTGTAGCTATACACCTCTGGGCGGGGGATATCATATCCTGTAGCAAGAGGGTCAAAGCATTTTCAATTACAGCAGCAATAGATGCAATTATCGACATAGAAAGCAGGGAAGCATATGCAGGGCAGAGGTAAATTCATTACGCTGGAAGGGGGAGAGGGTTCCGGTAAAACAACGATGATTGGTAGAATAGGTTCTTATTTTGAAGAACGGGGTATACCTTACGTAGTTACGCGAGAGCCTGGCGGAATTGAGATTGCGGAGAAAATACGTTCAATTATCCTGGACCCTCTTCATACGGCAATGGATGCTCGAACCGAAGCGCTATTGTATGCAGCTGCACGCAGCCAGCATCTGGCGGAGAAGGTAGAGCCTGCGCTGAAAGCTGGAAAAGCAGTCATCTGTGACCGATTTGTCGATAGCAGTCTGGTCTATCAAGGATATGCCCGTGGACTCGGGATAGAGAATGTATGGGCTATTAATCGCTTTGCGATCGGTGATCTTATGCCGGATGTGACCTTATATCTGGATATTGAGCCTGAAGTAGGGCTTGCACGGATCGACGCTCATGATGGCCGCGAGGTGAACCGTCTGGATCTGGAGAATCTGGAGTTT of Paenibacillus sp. FSL R5-0517 contains these proteins:
- a CDS encoding sigma factor G inhibitor Gin, with amino-acid sequence MEEHAEHTCIICEQRKREGIFIVSEFICDTCEAEMVHTDAQDAKYNYFIHQMKQIWVQKNA
- a CDS encoding aminotransferase class I/II-fold pyridoxal phosphate-dependent enzyme; amino-acid sequence: MEHKNKSSRAPLYEALLAYRDSKQRSFHVPGHKNGQAYRHLLKPAEEGQSPVKDIVNEEHQHNGDIQSEAGRNVNRRIEQLSLVENDGDTIGNGERLSDEATHSETGLGPDRSFLEMMEMDVTEITGTDDLHHAEGVIQEAQELAADCFGAEESFFLVGGSTAGNLSLLLTVCDEPNSIVLVQRNVHKSVIHGLMLAGARAVFLEPWVDPASGLAVMPSVETVQAAVQSYPEAKGVLVTLPNYYGMGADLTPIAEVCHVAGMPLLVDEAHGAHYGQHPELPVSALSCGADGVVQSTHKMLSAFTMGAMLHIQGPRLNRSLLRQRLSMVQSSSPSYPVMASLDLARRLLHVQGVDTFTAGLAAVNAFKRGLAELPRFQLLQPAQPLQPEPPAGTAKPAGMSVSAAQQTREGLPAAAMPSAAGYTAQDPFKAVIYDGAGVLSGYGLQQQLEACGCVPEMSDERYVVLLFSLGSTVQDAQHLLKALHHISSANGHEQVQSNAETSHQLAKDSAHYISTWNNLQENTCYSEPISFTLQPIVETDTINVPIEESAGCRSAEMVTPYPPGIPLVYPGERLSPTIVERIQLLRDEGAKFHGVSDASLQVLKVMKD
- a CDS encoding CidA/LrgA family protein produces the protein MYGFYWIGNLIQTLLHLPLTGSIVGMLVLFIAIQLGWVKMSWGEEGSTWLQSHLQLLFIPPTVGIINHFDFFRANTLFLVLGLIVSTLITCLISAKLSEWLMTWRSSHSGKKEAITCQHSSSELE
- a CDS encoding LrgB family protein; this encodes MSAFILGIGMIALTIAVYIPATRLYKRLKWPILMPVLTTTAILILILVISGIKLETYMLGGKWIQELLGPAVVSLAFPLSRHLHVLKQNIIPIVGGTIGGSITGVSTGALIAILLGYPQEMVIALLPKSVTTPVAIQLANQVGGNASFTSLFVMIAGFSGILLGPMLLKWAKVRSKHAYGIGLGSASHALGMARSFEYGENAVALSSVSMIVSAIAGSMMLPLWVWIIYG
- the tmk gene encoding dTMP kinase; its protein translation is MQGRGKFITLEGGEGSGKTTMIGRIGSYFEERGIPYVVTREPGGIEIAEKIRSIILDPLHTAMDARTEALLYAAARSQHLAEKVEPALKAGKAVICDRFVDSSLVYQGYARGLGIENVWAINRFAIGDLMPDVTLYLDIEPEVGLARIDAHDGREVNRLDLENLEFHRKVREGYFLLKEQFPERIRVIDASMKQEDVLAAMILSLETGILKDFDE